The following nucleotide sequence is from Natronosalvus caseinilyticus.
GGCCGCCCAGGAGATTCGAGAACGGCTGGCCGAGCGCCTCGACGAGAGTCCACGCGCCCTCCAGGGCAACGTCTGTACGATGCACGCCAAGGCGTACAACCTGCTCGACCTCTCTCGTGGTGACGTCATCGGCGAGAAGGACAAAGAGGAGTTCTGCGAGGACTACGGACTCGAGTACGAGGACGAGTACAGCGGCGCCGGACGGCGTACCGCACGGTCGACGACCATCGGGAACAAGATCATTGCGACGAGTCAGTGGCTCCAGCGCACCCGTCGGGAGGTCGCCGACTGGTACGACGTGCCGTTCCAGTGGGACGTCGAGGAGGTTCGACTCCCGCCCGAAATCGACCCGAACGCCCAGGAGGGGAACAAGTACACGCCGACGTGGCCCTCCGACGACGACCGGATCGACGTCCCCGAGGCGATCCGCGCCTGGCGCAACTACAAGGGACAGGAAGGCAAGATCGGGTTCGCGGACATGCTCGAGCGGGTGAAACAGCGCTCGCTCGTCCCGAACGTCGACTACCTGATCATCGACGAGTTCCAGGACATCACGACCTTGCAGTACGACGTCTACGAGGAGTGGAAACCCCACGTCGAGCGCGTCCTGATCGCCGGTGACGACGACCAGGTCGTCTACTCCTGGCAGGGAGCCGACCCCGCGCTCTTGCTCGAGGAGGAGGTCGACGAGGACGTCATCCTCCCGAACTCCTACCGGCTACCGTCGAACGTGCTCAACGCGGTCAACCAGGAGATTCGCCACATCGAGGTTCGCCAGGACAAGGACCTCAACCCACGCAAGGAGGGTGGCCTCGTCGAGGCCTACCAGAACCGGTCGATGCTCGATCTGGTGCGGATGGTCCGCCAGACGCTGGTCGAGGACGACGGGACGATCATGCTGCTCTTCCGAGCGCGCTACCAGATGTTCCAGTTCATCGACGAGTTCATCACCGAGGGGATCCCCTTTACCGCGCTGACCGACCAGCGCATGTGGACCGATCGACTGACCCAGTACGTCCGCGCCATCGAGGCCATCGACGCGGACGAAGACGTCACGGGCCTGCAGGCCCGGCGTCTCGCCGACATGCTCATGGACTCGGCGTTCGGCACCAATGAGCGCGACGCCCTCTTCGACGAGATCGACGAGCGTCAGGAAGAGGCGGGCATCGACAACCTCGAGGAACTCATGATCCCGGTCGACGTGATCAGAGACTACGCCCCGTTCCTCCCCGATCCGGCCTCGGCCTCGGACATGGTTCGGAAGGTGACGAACTTCCAGAAGAAGTCGATCAAGGCCTACTTCGCCATCGGCACCTACCAGGGGATGGCCACCGATCAGGTCCGCGTCGGCACGATCCACTCAGCGAAAGGGCGCGAGGCCGACCACGTCTTCGTCGGCACCGACCTCACCGAGAAAGTGGTCGAGCAGATGGTTGCCACGGTCGACGACCCCGAGGACGTCCCCGGCGTCGAGGAGTTCACCAAGACCAGTTCGCCCGTGCCCGTCCTGACGGACAACGAGCGCCGCGTCTTCTACGTCGGCATGTCCCGCGCCCGGGAACGCCTCGTCCTCCTCGAGAACCTCGTCGACGGTGCACCGACGCTCTCGATCGACGTCCTGCTCAACAATCGCCAAACTGGGGCCGACCTCGAGGAACTCGTCGAGCAGGCCCAGCTGTCAGAGGCGGAGCGACTCGACGGCGAAAGTGAGGTCGACGCAGACGCCGAAGCCGACGTCGACGTCGACGAAGCCGAAGTCGAAGCGCCGTGACCGAACGGGCATCACACCCGACGGCAACCGACGAGGCGATACGAACGCGGGTGAGAGACACTATTCGAACGCGCCTCGAGGACGAATCGGCGAGGGCGTTCGTTCATTGCGGTCCGGTTCGCGATCCGTTGATCCGGTACTGTCTACTTGCCGGCATCAACGGCGCTCGGGAATCGGACGCGAACTCGAATGCGAGCACGCTCGCGACCGCGAACGGGAGGGCGAAGCATGCCGATTCGACGCCAACAGCGAACGCGCTGACAACGAACGCGCCGACCGCCACCGGAACGACAGTCGCGATCGCTGTCGACCGCGAGCACGAGCCCGAACGCGAGCACTGGTACCTCGAGACGGCGACCCGAAAACAGCGGGCGAACGGAGCGACCCACCCCGCGGAAGCCGTGGCGAAGGCGATTTCGGAGACACACGGAGACGGCGAGAGTGGCGAACGCGTCCTAACACCGGCCACGATACTACACGACGCCGCCTGCTACCTCGAACGGGCCGGATTCATCCTCGCCTCGAGCGACGTCCTGTCGACGCTTCGAACGACCAAAGACAACTTCGAACTGGCGGCGCTCGAGCGCGCCCAGACGGCCGCTCGCGACGGCCTCGAGCGAGCGAGGTCGATGCTGGCGACGGCGACGGTCGTGAGGGGTGATGGTGATTCCGAGGCGAAATGCGACGGCCTGCGAACGCGAACGCGAACGGAAACGGGAACGAAAACGGAAACAGGAACACACTCGCTCGAGCTCAGGGCCGAAGTCGAGGTCGAGGGTGAAGGCGAGGATAGGGTCGAAGGAGAAGGTAGAAGCGAGAGTGAAAGTAACCCCCTCACACCAGCCGACATCTCTAGCGCCGTCGACCAGGCCGTTCTCGACGCCGGATGCCGACCGGTGTCGACGACCGTGACGGGCGACGATCGGCTAGCGGCCGACCGACCGATCGAAATCGATGCCCTGGTTCGGACGCCGTCGGGCTACCACGGCCGCCTCGTTCGAACCCTCGTCGTCGATCCAGACGGCGGAGCCGAACGGCGAGCACACGTCGCGCTCACCCACGCCTTCCGGTCGGTTCGGACGATGGCCAGCGCCAGCGAGCACACGGTCTCAGCCCTCGAGGCCGACCTCGAGGCGGAAATTCGCGCGTTCGGGTTCGGCGAGTCGGACGCGATCGACGTTCAGGTGACGGGGATCGGACTCGAGCCTCGAGAGCGGCCGATCGGCAGCGGTGAGTCAGTCGCCGTCGGGACCACGATCTGTGTCGATGCGGCGGTGGGGACGGACGCCGGACGCGTTCGCCTCGCGGACGTTCTGGTTCGAACCGAAGACGACGCACAGTGGCTCTCGCCGGCCTCGTGGTCGATGCGGCCCTCGAACGAGTAGTGGTTTCGTGGTGGTTGTGGCTCGTGGTAGTGGGTCGACATCCGACACTCATGAACCGTGAGTCGGCACCCCTGATTCGGCAGGGATGAATCGAGAACCGTGAACAGCAAATCGTGAACCGTGACTCTCCTGAGACTGAGCGCTGGCTACGGCCACAGGACGGGGGTCACTCCGGCCGAAAGAGCCGATAGGATCCCTGTCCGGTCGCGACTTCTCGCGTCTCCCCGTCCGGCGTCGTGCTCGCGACGGTCACCTCGCTCACGCCGACGCTGCTTCCCGCTCTGACGATCTCCGCCGTCGCCTCGAGGTCGCCGGTCGCCGGCCGGAGGTAGTTCACGTTGAGATTGATGGTCGCCGAACCCGCCTCGAGGGGTTTCTCGAAGGTGGTGTGAAAGACGAGGCCACCGACGGTGTCGACGAGCGTCGCGGCGACGCCGCCGTGGATGTCCGGACGGCGATCGCTTCCGTCGGCCCGCGACGGGCGCGTGTTCGTCAGCTTCTCGTCGTAGGGGATGGCCATGGTCATCCGCCCCTCGGCGACGTCCTCGACCGTCGTTCCTAGCCACGAGAGGAACTCGTGGTTCTCGTCGATGTATCCCTGTAGAACGGCGGCGATGTCGTCGTAGGACGCGGTCATACCCTCGAGTGGGAAAGCCAGCGATTTGGTTCCTGCGTTTGTGCGTTCGTCCGGTCGGGTTCGTTTCTATGCGTTCTCCGTCTATCGAGAGTGCAGTCTACTCGCACGCCCTCCACAGGTGCCACCCTCTCGAGGAGCGACCGCGCTGTCACGCTCTATCCGGGGTTTTCCGTCGGATTCTCTCTCCAATGCACAAAAACACGAACTATCAATAGGACTCAGTGTAGCCCTCTACGTAATGCGAATCGTTTCCAAACTGGTCTCCAGGATCGGCGGTCGGCGGACAATCCTGTATCTCGGCGGTTTCTACGTGGTGGCCGCCGCCGGATTTCCGCTGACGTACGCCTTCGAGCTACGATTGCTCGACGACGTGATCACCATCTCGATTCTGTCAGGATTGGCCGGATTGACCCTTCTCTACGGCGGGTACCAGTTACCGAGCACCGATATCAGGCCCGACGCGTACGAGAGCGTGGCCAAATGGTGTCTTCGCGCGATCGGGATGATACTCGCTATCTTGCTGTTCATCCACGTCGTTTCGGGTCTCAGCGACGTCGTCGCGAACCTCCTCATCCTCACGTCGCTCGCCGCGACAGCCGGTCTCGGGATGGGATACCACGATGGACGGGCGAAGACCCGAACGCTGGACGCGCGGGAACGCCGACGCGAAGCCGAACGCTACAGCCAGGAACTCGAGCGCTACAAGACGATCGTCGAGACCGTCAACGACGGCATCTTCGTCGTCGACGACGACGGGTACTTCCTGCTGGTCAACGACACCTACGCCGAGATGGTCGGGTACTCGCGCGACGAACTCGTTGGGTCGCACTCCTCGATGCTCATAGAGGACTCGGACGCGGACCCGGAGGTCCTGATGGAACGGGCGAAGCGGGACGTCGAGGACGAATCGGACGACCGACTCTCCTACGAGATGGCGCTCGAGACTGCCTCCGGCGAGACGGTCGACGTCGAGTGGACGATTTCACCGCTTCCGGGCGAGAACGGCGACCGGGACCTCGCCGGCGTCGTCCGCGACGTCACCGAACGGAACCGCCGGAAACGACAACTCGAGAAACAGAACGAACGCCTCGAGAGCTTCGCGGGGATGGTCGCTCACGAGCTTCGCAACCCCGTCTCGATCGGACAGATCTACAGCCGCGAGCTTTCGGCAGACGAGAATCCGGAGGCACACGCCTACGTCACCGAGGCCTTCGACCGTATTGAAGACATCATCGAGATCATGCTCGTGCTCACCCAGGGACGAAGCGTCCACGCCGAGCGCACGCCCATGGAACTCGCGGCGGTCGCCCACGAGGCCTGGGACGAAATCGATGGCGGTGAGGCGACCATCGACATTGCGACCGACCGGACGGCGGTAATCGACGAGACGTACGTCCAGCACCTCTTTCGCAACCTCTTCGAAAACGCCATCGAACACGGCGGTAGCGACGTCACGATTACGGTCGGCAATCTCCCGACCGGGTTTTACGTCGCCGACGACGGGGTCGGCATCACCGAAAGCGAGCGCGAGGAAATCTTCAAGACGGGGTACACGACGGCCGGCGACCACGGTGGGATGGGCCTCGGGCTCACGTTCGTCCAGGAACTGGTCGACGCCTACGGCTGGAAGTGTTCAGTGACCGACAGCGAATCCGGCGGCGCTCGATTCGAGTTCGAGAACGTCACTGAGGTCGAGCCCGTCACCAACTGAGTGTCTCCCGCCCGCTGCGACACACTCGCGCTCGCCCACGCTCTCGACTACGAACAGCGTGCACGACCCTCGAATGGCTGTGACTCGGTTCCGGATCAGGCGGGCGCGTCGACCACGCTGGCGTCCGCATCGAGTCGGTGTAGCGCGACAGCGGACGTACTCGAGCGTCGAGGGTCCATGAGGGCGAGATGCCAGGTTTCTTTCCGGTCGCCTGCGGCGGGTGGACTCGTCGCAGATGGTGGTAATGGTAGACTCGTCGAAGAGCGAGACGATGAGCAGGACGAGATCAGTCGGTCCAGGAACGGTCTACTCGGCTAAAGAAGCAGCGCGGGGCTAACAATGATGTGGTAGCTGATCCGCAGTGAGGGCGACGTTGGCAACGACAAACCCCCTCCCCGCGCTGATAGATAGTTATCCTCGAGCGTCGTAATCGTATCGGCCGAGTTGGGCCATCTTCACACCCGCTCGAGCCCCCGATAGTGTGGCGATACCGCCGTCCAAAGGACGTTGATGGGGCGGTGGTCCCTCGCCGATCGGCTACCCATCGTCGAGTCCGTGCTCTGGTATATAAGCGACTCGGCGTTGTTCACTGGATTCGAATCGGGCGGCGAAGGGATGGGCGCTACAGGATTTGGAACCACGGGAAGAGAACCTGCAACAAAGTTGCAGAACCTCTTCCATAACTCGCGCTTCGCGCTGCTCAGCGCTCACCCGTGACAACTTCCCAGTTCCGGGGTGCTCGGCACTCCGTGCCTGCGCGCCCGGGCTCCTGACGCGGTGGGCCAAGCAGGCCCCCGACCCCACGTGGAAGCGCCAGTCGGCCACCGCGGCGTGGTTCGGCGGGGGTGGCTCGAGGCACCGTGGTCTTCCTCACAGAGACTATGACCACGACACTCGACCCGATCGACCCAGACGAAGCGTACGACATGTACCTCACCGA
It contains:
- a CDS encoding M24 family metallopeptidase, with the translated sequence MTERASHPTATDEAIRTRVRDTIRTRLEDESARAFVHCGPVRDPLIRYCLLAGINGARESDANSNASTLATANGRAKHADSTPTANALTTNAPTATGTTVAIAVDREHEPEREHWYLETATRKQRANGATHPAEAVAKAISETHGDGESGERVLTPATILHDAACYLERAGFILASSDVLSTLRTTKDNFELAALERAQTAARDGLERARSMLATATVVRGDGDSEAKCDGLRTRTRTETGTKTETGTHSLELRAEVEVEGEGEDRVEGEGRSESESNPLTPADISSAVDQAVLDAGCRPVSTTVTGDDRLAADRPIEIDALVRTPSGYHGRLVRTLVVDPDGGAERRAHVALTHAFRSVRTMASASEHTVSALEADLEAEIRAFGFGESDAIDVQVTGIGLEPRERPIGSGESVAVGTTICVDAAVGTDAGRVRLADVLVRTEDDAQWLSPASWSMRPSNE
- a CDS encoding ATP-dependent helicase, translated to MATTETDADAEAGAHVTRLFGGPGSGKTTALLDHVEEILEADDVTFRDILVVSYTRAAAQEIRERLAERLDESPRALQGNVCTMHAKAYNLLDLSRGDVIGEKDKEEFCEDYGLEYEDEYSGAGRRTARSTTIGNKIIATSQWLQRTRREVADWYDVPFQWDVEEVRLPPEIDPNAQEGNKYTPTWPSDDDRIDVPEAIRAWRNYKGQEGKIGFADMLERVKQRSLVPNVDYLIIDEFQDITTLQYDVYEEWKPHVERVLIAGDDDQVVYSWQGADPALLLEEEVDEDVILPNSYRLPSNVLNAVNQEIRHIEVRQDKDLNPRKEGGLVEAYQNRSMLDLVRMVRQTLVEDDGTIMLLFRARYQMFQFIDEFITEGIPFTALTDQRMWTDRLTQYVRAIEAIDADEDVTGLQARRLADMLMDSAFGTNERDALFDEIDERQEEAGIDNLEELMIPVDVIRDYAPFLPDPASASDMVRKVTNFQKKSIKAYFAIGTYQGMATDQVRVGTIHSAKGREADHVFVGTDLTEKVVEQMVATVDDPEDVPGVEEFTKTSSPVPVLTDNERRVFYVGMSRARERLVLLENLVDGAPTLSIDVLLNNRQTGADLEELVEQAQLSEAERLDGESEVDADAEADVDVDEAEVEAP
- a CDS encoding PaaI family thioesterase; the protein is MTASYDDIAAVLQGYIDENHEFLSWLGTTVEDVAEGRMTMAIPYDEKLTNTRPSRADGSDRRPDIHGGVAATLVDTVGGLVFHTTFEKPLEAGSATINLNVNYLRPATGDLEATAEIVRAGSSVGVSEVTVASTTPDGETREVATGQGSYRLFRPE
- a CDS encoding PAS domain S-box protein, with translation MRIVSKLVSRIGGRRTILYLGGFYVVAAAGFPLTYAFELRLLDDVITISILSGLAGLTLLYGGYQLPSTDIRPDAYESVAKWCLRAIGMILAILLFIHVVSGLSDVVANLLILTSLAATAGLGMGYHDGRAKTRTLDARERRREAERYSQELERYKTIVETVNDGIFVVDDDGYFLLVNDTYAEMVGYSRDELVGSHSSMLIEDSDADPEVLMERAKRDVEDESDDRLSYEMALETASGETVDVEWTISPLPGENGDRDLAGVVRDVTERNRRKRQLEKQNERLESFAGMVAHELRNPVSIGQIYSRELSADENPEAHAYVTEAFDRIEDIIEIMLVLTQGRSVHAERTPMELAAVAHEAWDEIDGGEATIDIATDRTAVIDETYVQHLFRNLFENAIEHGGSDVTITVGNLPTGFYVADDGVGITESEREEIFKTGYTTAGDHGGMGLGLTFVQELVDAYGWKCSVTDSESGGARFEFENVTEVEPVTN